A segment of the Sphingomonas cannabina genome:
TCTCGATCTGGAACTCGGGCGTCGCCGCCGCCAGCCGACGGGCATATTCGTAGAATTTCTCGCCGAGCGCATCGGTCCAGCCGGGGATGCCTTCGAAGCCGGCGAGGAAATTGGCCGGGATCGCCTCGTCGCCGTGCACGTCCATCGCGAAGTCGACGCCGGTCTCGTCCATCGCATCGCGCACGCACAGCACTTCGGGGCTCCGCTCCAGGCTCGGCGTATGCCATTCGCGGTTGAGGTTCACGCCGGCGGCGTTGGTGCGCAGGTGCCCGCGGAAGCTGCCGTCCGGGTTCATGTTGGGCACGACGTGCAGCGTCGCCTTCTCGCGCAGCGCCCGCGCGGTCGGATCGCTGAGGTCGACCAGCTTCTCGAGCGCGCCTTCCATCCACCATTCGGCCATCGATTCGCCGGGATGCTGGCGGGCGTAGAGCCACACCTGCTTGGGTCCCTCGCCCATGCGCAGATAGTCGATCGCGCGCCCGTCGAGGCTCTGCCCGAGCTCGCGATGGGTGACGCCGGGCTGCAGCGCGATGCGTGCGACCAGATCGTCGTGCCGCTCCATCGAATAGGGCGCGAAATAGGCGAACCAGGCGAGCTCGGTGTCGAAGCGGTGCGTCCAGGTGAGGACGCCGTCCAAGTAACTGGTGTCCGGCGCCATCCGCCACGCGATGCGGTCGGTCGACACGCGTGCCTTGTACCCCGGCCAGCCGAACGGATAGGCCGATCCGGCGCAGTTGACGATGCGGAACGTCAGCGTCCGCCCGCGCGCGCCGGCAACGCGGAAGTGGAACCACTGGTAGAAATCGGAGAGATGGTCGCGGACGATCTCGAGGTCGACGCGGTCGCCCTCCTGCCCGACCACGCGAATGTTGCCGCTGTCGAACGCGGCCGAGATCTGGATGGTCATGGCACGCTGATAGTGATGCCCGACTCTCCAGGGAACCCCTTGAACAATGCGGCGGCGAGAATGTCGGCGGTCGAATCGGGCTGGCCGGCGCGTTCGATGCCCTGGCGCCGGGCGCGCCCTTCCCAGATCGTCGTCCCGTCGCTGCGTCGGCG
Coding sequences within it:
- a CDS encoding M14 family metallopeptidase — its product is MTIQISAAFDSGNIRVVGQEGDRVDLEIVRDHLSDFYQWFHFRVAGARGRTLTFRIVNCAGSAYPFGWPGYKARVSTDRIAWRMAPDTSYLDGVLTWTHRFDTELAWFAYFAPYSMERHDDLVARIALQPGVTHRELGQSLDGRAIDYLRMGEGPKQVWLYARQHPGESMAEWWMEGALEKLVDLSDPTARALREKATLHVVPNMNPDGSFRGHLRTNAAGVNLNREWHTPSLERSPEVLCVRDAMDETGVDFAMDVHGDEAIPANFLAGFEGIPGWTDALGEKFYEYARRLAAATPEFQIEKGYEKAAPGKANLSMSTNQLAERYGAVAMTLEMPFKDHDPNPDAEFGWSPERSKRLGQACLDTLAGFIDEV